A genome region from Nicotiana tabacum cultivar K326 chromosome 13, ASM71507v2, whole genome shotgun sequence includes the following:
- the LOC107776155 gene encoding organic cation/carnitine transporter 3-like, translating into MSDQSEPLLKSKKAITLDETIESCIGEFGWAQFLQSILISLSWVFDAQQTFISVFTDTLAVSEWSLIGASSILTGLPASSFFIGCLIGGFLLSTLADTKLGRKNMLVLSCFIMSITGAITSISTNIWMYSFLRFLTGFGRATIGTCALVLSTELVGSQWRGQVGIIGFVCFTIGFLSLPLIAFVNRDSTWRVLYLWTCLPTILYSILVHFFVRESPRWLYVRGNKEEFVLTLKSITTRSSLTLSFFGSFIDFEDQEHNNSESTISLYSAIKMLVEKNWAFKRLISVMLIGFGVGLVYYGMPLGVGNLPFNLYFSVTLNALSELPASMVTFFLIGKLTRKKSLLGFAILSGICSIGCAIVKDNSFKELQMGFELVSFFSACTSFNVLLIYTVELFPTCVRNSAVSMVRQALVLGGAFSPILVAFGRNNRWFSYGVFGMSIGICGLFVLCLPETKGRTLSDTMDEEEYKERIFVC; encoded by the exons atgagtgACCAATCAGAACCATTACTAAAGTCAAAAAAAGCAATTACACTTGATGAAACAATAGAAAGTTGCATAGGAGAATTTGGATGGGCACAATTCTTACAATCCATTCTCATATCTTTATCATGGGTTTTCGATGCTCAACAAACATTCATTAGTGTCTTTACCGACACGTTGGCCGTTTCTGAATGGTCGTTAATAGGTGCGAGTTCAATTCTCACTGGCCTTCCGGCATCTTCGTTTTTCATAGGTTGTCTTATCGGAGGTTTCCTTCTTTCTACCTTAGCTGACACAAAACTTGGTCGAAAAAACATGTTGGTTTTATCATGTTTTATTATGTCTATTACCGGAGCCATAACATCAATTTCTACAAATATTTGGATGTATtcatttttaaggtttttaaCTGGTTTTGGAAGAGCTACAATAGGAACTTGTGCACTTGTTTTGTCAACGGAATTAGTGGGAAGTCAATGGCGTGGACAAGTTGGAATTATTGGTTTTGTTTGTTTTACTATTGGATTTCTTTCTTTACCACTTATAGCTTTTGTGAATAGAGATTCTACTTGGAGAGTTTTATACCTTTGGACTTGTCTTCCTACAATCTTGTACTCAATATTGGTTCATTTCTTTGTTCGTGAATCTCCAAGATGGCTTTATGTACGAGGAAACAAAGAAGAATTTGTCCTAACTTTGAAAAGCATTACAACAAGAAGTAGCTTAACTTTAAGCTTCTTTGGCTCCTTCATTGATTTTGAAGATCAAGAACACAAT AACTCAGAGTCAACAATCAGTCTCTACTCAGCTATCAAGATGTTGGTAGAAAAGAATTGGGCTTTCAAGAGACTAATATCAGTTATGCTTATTGGTTTTGGTGTTGGATTGGTTTACTATGGGATGCCACTAGGAGTTGGAAATTTACCTTTTAATCTATACTTTAGTGTCACATTGAATGCATTATCAGAATTGCCAGCTTCTATGGTAACATTCTTTCTTATTGGAAAACTAACAAGAAAAAAATCACTTTTGGGATTTGCTATATTAAGTGGAATTTGCAGCATAGGTTGTGCAATAGTTAAAGATAATTCTTTTAAAGAATTACAAATGGGGTTTGAATTGGTTTCTTTTTTTAGCGCATGTACATCTTTTAATGTACTATTGATTTACACTGTGGAATTATTTCCAACTTGTGTGAGGAATTCAGCAGTGTCAATGGTGAGACAAGCATTGGTTCTTGGGGGTGCATTTAGTCCAATTTTGGTTGCTTTTGGGAGAAATAATAGATGGTTTTCTTATGGAGTTTTTGGAATGAGTATTGGAATTTGTGGTTTGTTTGTGCTGTGTTTACCAGAAACTAAAGGCAGAACATTGAGTGATACTATGGATGAAGAGGAGTACAAGGAAAGAATATTTGTTTGCTAA